From Chondrocystis sp. NIES-4102:
AAAAAAAGAATCTTGGCATTTTAATTTTCTTATAATACTTACACAAAAAAGTCAAGATTCCTTCATGCAAATTGATGTTTACTATACCTATAAAAATGATTTTTCCACCATTGATTATCCCGACTTTATTCCGATTTACCAGCAAATTAAAACTTTTATCGTTACTCGTAGTATTACTAAAAAATCTTGGACGAATCTAGAGCAACAGTTAAAAACAAAATTACTTCAGCAAAATCCAATGTTTTCTTCTTTATCTATTGAGTTAAAACAGTCAAAACCAATTCATCAACAACGTCATCATTGATTTCAATAACAGAATAATTCTCTAAAAAACTGGCTTGATAGCTATTAAACTCTCATCAATCAATTTATTTGCTAACTTTTGAACTACTTAACGAGAAACAAGAAGCACTCGCGCTAAAACTGCCTACAAAAATTGGCTCGTTGTTGTAACGCTACGTTTATTTTTACAAAAGCCGATAATTTCATCTTGATTTCATCTCGATCTGAAATAATTAGGTGCAGTCACAACCTAGGAGTACGAAAATGACTTCTTCAACACGATCGCTTGGTAATGGCGACAGTCTAAAACTCCATCAACACATGGTAGACAGGTTAAAGCGATCGGGACATATTCGTAATTCGCGCCTAGAAGAAGCTTATCGTGCGGTTCCTCGTCATTTATTCTTGCCAGCAGCGCCTCTTGAAGAGATTTATCGCAACCAACCAATTGTGATTAAAAATGAAAAAGAAGAAATTATTAGCACTTCTACACAACCAGGAACTATGGCGATCTCATTGGCACTACTCCAAGTCAAACCAGGTCAGCGAGTTCTAGAAATCGGTACGGGTAGTGGTTACAATGCAGCTCTTTTAGCTCATCTGGTCGGCGAAAGCGGACAGGTAGTTACTATCGATCTAGACGAAAATTTAGTGCAGAATGCTCGTAAGAATTTAGCAGAGGCTGGCTTTGAGCGAGTAGAAGTAGTTTGTGCCGATGGTAGTTTTGGTTGTCCTACTTCTGCTCCTTTTGATCGCATTATTTCAACAGCAGCCGTGACAGATATTTTTCCAGCTTGGCAAGAGCAATTACATTCTGAAGGTCAGCTTTTATTGCCCTTCTCATTGGGAGGACCACAAATTTTAGTCGCTTTTCAAGCCATTGACAGCTACTTTGTCAGTAGTTCGGTTTTCGTCTGTGACTATATGTCTCTGAGTGGCGATAATTCAAGATTTGAGCAAGTCTGGCAACTTGGGTCGCAACCAGGACTCAATTTGATAGCTGAAGAATCGCTAGATATTGATGCAGACACCATATACAATTGGCTGAATGAACCAAGTCATGACTATCCTACTTCCGTAGAAG
This genomic window contains:
- the pcm gene encoding protein-L-isoaspartate(D-aspartate) O-methyltransferase; the encoded protein is MTSSTRSLGNGDSLKLHQHMVDRLKRSGHIRNSRLEEAYRAVPRHLFLPAAPLEEIYRNQPIVIKNEKEEIISTSTQPGTMAISLALLQVKPGQRVLEIGTGSGYNAALLAHLVGESGQVVTIDLDENLVQNARKNLAEAGFERVEVVCADGSFGCPTSAPFDRIISTAAVTDIFPAWQEQLHSEGQLLLPFSLGGPQILVAFQAIDSYFVSSSVFVCDYMSLSGDNSRFEQVWQLGSQPGLNLIAEESLDIDADTIYNWLNEPSHDYPTSVEVTIEEIMQGLRYWLALQGKGWCILNAKDDIARSNIVPELYQANSQNYVSITMGRVGRESLSVLMRHTNKSASYQDSFELGIRNFGFDQTLAIELVNQIEAWDKAGRPLVRGLRVRAFKNEDDRAFDPHALILERHWNRFLLDHPSFQIIS